Proteins encoded by one window of Haematobia irritans isolate KBUSLIRL chromosome 2, ASM5000362v1, whole genome shotgun sequence:
- the Phlpp gene encoding PH domain leucine-rich repeat protein phosphatase, translating into MEVLDLSTLAQLETLKCSHNKLLELMINGSNLTSLVADSNCLHLIQISPIPQKLYHVNISKNYFTELPKWLNECEMLESLNASHNQLQKVTDFILTSKTNRIRDLNLSYNNLRIIERLPERFRLLETLQLQSNELQLLTDNLFAITKGSLKSLNLSCNKLQILPPVQDRDPMDGGGEVEFVLECLMVTSNNLDDRIFEVLKWAKNLRVLYAAYNKISAIADGSLEKLDKLEELMLSGNLLQQLPESVCELKSLQVLRVHSNLLLFTPGLSKLSSLRVLDLAHNHLDHLDLMSLVPQNLKYFDLSCNLQLQLDEYQVTVCRSQRKWSLVDVSGKNRINLPTKKTADPKDALTHGNTSHKPPWLLGFSETPGKSRKLLVIQLRESKYRNEEALFGMFISATNHATHVSKMAQMIPKLLQQERTVKENIGDYMKYTLLSAQQKVGEKPPLASMLCHICRESSRSKDMVRPQKTKRYILRVAGIGDIGAYLIRRTTNVELIAKTTTSHQQFLNSSMNLTDPTLAEWILGNDDEYLVICNPGIRSVLDIDRISREIRKDDNVVLAAKRLQDLAQSFGCTENLSVIVIRFKNIGTDVDHLIKELKQTVRRKPQTLAATSVNSALLPNVCKRACCDRNLNCRHRFTAGRQLSAITARGGSDRSSPSGQSDQALSVSHNSKSLADIGDNDYILAHARVLEETTEMEMLDETDSALSEEQFKCWEYMLEQNTQLLFDKELNTISKSFTKNRNAERKSLNRTPERYDYKSNLLKHSTPKFISTSSPQLLYSEVKKSNIGNHHTPANGAVSQQQQQQVSFLSKHFGSARSFGAGYNFFSDSKSRDSLTSGIGYSKLGGGPNAAYFGSLQRLMPYNLEYDFAVTQERTYLDEDDDDDFNEHENRMRKYWGVATTEL; encoded by the coding sequence GTCTCCATCTAATACAGATTTCACCGATTCCCCAGAAACTCTATCATGTGAACATATCCAAGAATTACTTTACCGAATTACCAAAATGGTTGAACGAATGTGAAATGCTGGAAAGTCTCAATGCTTCACACAATCAATTGCAAAAAGTTACCGATTTCATATTGACCAGCAAAACAAATCGGATACGTGATCTCAATTTATCGTACAACAATTTAAGGATCATTGAACGATTACCGGAACGCTTTAGACTTTTGGAAACATTGCAATTGCAAAGTAATGAGTTACAATTGCTTACCGACAATCTGTTTGCCATAACAAAAGGATCGTTGAAATCACTGAATTTATCGTgcaataaattgcaaatattgccACCCGTTCAAGACCGCGACCCTATGGATGGGGGAGGAGAAGTGGAATTTGTGCTGGAATGTCTGATGGTGACAAGTAATAATTTGGACGATCGCATTTTTGAAGTATTGAAATGGGCCAAAAATCTTCGTGTGTTGTATGCAGCCTATAATAAAATATCGGCTATAGCCGATGGAAGTCTAGAGAAATTGGACAAATTGGAGGAGTTAATGTTGTCAGGAAATTTACTGCAGCAGTTACCAGAAAGTGTGTGCGAACTTAAAAGTCTACAGGTGTTAAGGGTCCACTCAAATCTTTTGCTCTTCACCCCGGGTCTAAGTAAATTGTCATCACTCAGAGTTCTGGACCTGGCCCATAATCATTTGGATCATTTGGATTTGATGAGTTTGGTTCCACAAAATCtcaaatatttcgatttgtcttGCAATCTGCAATTACAGCTGGATGAATATCAGGTCACTGTTTGTCGAAGTCAGCGAAAATGGAGCCTCGTAGATGTTTCAGGAAAGAATCGCATTAATTTACCTACGAAAAAGACAGCCGACCCAAAGGATGCTCTAACCCATGGTAATACCTCGCATAAGCCACCCTGGCTATTGGGTTTCTCTGAGACGCCTGGGAAGTCTCGTAAATTATTGGTTATACAATTGCGTGAAAGTAAATATCGCAATGAGGAGGCTTTATTTGGAATGTTCATAAGTGCCACAAATCATGCGACGCATGTCTCCAAAATGGCCCAAATGATTCCGAAACTTTTGCAACAGGAGAGAACAGTGAAAGAGAATATAGGCGATTATATGAAGTACACCCTTTTAAGTGCCCAGCAGAAGGTTGGTGAGAAGCCTCCATTGGCCTCCATGCTTTGTCATATCTGTCGCGAGAGCTCTAGATCCAAGGATATGGTTAGGCCACAGAAAACCAAGAGATATATCTTAAGAGTGGCCGGTATTGGTGATATAGGGGCCTATTTAATACGACGTACCACAAATGTGGAATTAATAGCGAAGACCACAACGTCGCATCAGCAATTCTTGAACTCTTCCATGAACTTGACAGATCCCACATTGGCTGAATGGATTTTGGGTAATGATGATGAATATCTGGTGATATGTAATCCTGGCATACGTTCGGTATTGGATATCGATCGTATATCTCGTGAGATACGCAAAGATGACAATGTTGTCTTGGCCGCCAAACGTCTGCAAGATTTGGCCCAAAGTTTTGGTTGTACGGAAAATTTGAGTGTTATAGTGATCCGTTTTAAGAATATcggaaccgatgtggatcatcTCATAAAAGAGCTGAAACAAACGGTACGCAGGAAACCCCAAACTTTGGCAGCCACATCTGTGAATTCCGCCCTGTTACCAAATGTCTGTAAGCGAGCTTGTTGTGATCGAAATCTGAATTGTCGTCACCGTTTTACAGCAGGTCGTCAATTATCAGCCATAACAGCTCGTGGTGGCAGTGATCGTTCATCGCCCAGTGGACAAAGTGATCAAGCTCTCAGTGTGAGTCATAATAGTAAATCGCTGGCCGACATTGGAGACAATGATTATATTTTGGCCCATGCTCGAGTTTTGGAGGAAACCACCGAAATGGAAATGTTGGATGAAACCGATTCTGCTCTCTCGGAAGAACAATTTAAATGTTGGGAATATATGCTTGAACAGAATACCCAATTACTTTTCGACAAAGAATTGAATACGATCTCCAAGTCGTTTACCAAAAATCGCAATGCCGAAAGAAAATCTTTGAATCGAACACCTGAGCGTTATGATTACAAATCGAATTTATTGAAACATAGCACCCCCAAATTTATATCCACCAGTTCTCCCCAGCTTTTGTATTCCGAAGTTAAGAAAAGCAACATTGGCAATCATCATACGCCGGCCAATGGCGCGGTatcgcaacaacaacaacaacaggtgTCTTTTCTATCTAAGCATTTTGGTAGTGCTCGATCCTTTGGGGCTGGTTATAATTTTTTCTCGGATTCGAAAAGTCGTGATTCTTTAACCTCTGGAATTGGCTATTCGAAGTTGGGTGGTGGTCCGAATGCTGCCTATTTTGGTTCGCTACAACGTCTTATGCCATATAATCTGGAATACGATTTTGCCGTTACCCAAGAGCGAACATATTTGGATgaggatgacgatgatgattttAATGAGCATGAGAATCGTATGCGGAAATATTGGGGTGTGGCCACTACAGAGTTGTAA